The sequence GCCGGGTGGGGATCAGGGTCAGGCGCAGCAGGTGGGCGGCGCCGTCCGGGGTGCTGCGGGCGCGGTAGCGGGCGTGCAGGTCACGCAGTTCCCGTTGCAGCGCCTTGGCGTCCTCGGGGCGCAGGGTCAGGGTGGTGGTGTTGTCCCAGATGGCGGGGTACGGGTCGCCCAGCAGGGCGTCGAGCAGCCCGCCGGACCCGCTGGCCTGCGGCTGTCCGGGCGGGAACGGCAGCAGCACGTGCGTGTCCAGGCCGCGCTCGGTGCCGGAGGTGTACAGCCCGAACCAGCGGGGATCGTCGGCCAGTTCACTCCAGGCGCGGGTCAGGGCGTCCAGCACCGAGCGGCGCGTGTTGTCCAGCGACGCCTCGTACAGCGCCTGCACGGACGCGGCGTCCGTCACCGCGAACGGCACGAAGTACCGCGGGGAGGTCGCGCGGTAGTGGTGCACAGCGCGGCCCGCGCGGGGTTCGGTGCGCGTCACCTCCAGCAGGCCCAGCCGCTGGAACTGCCGCACGCGGTACAGCATGGCGTTCGTGGACACGCCCAGGTCCCGCGCGACGTCCGAGACGCGCCGCTCGCGGTAGATGAACGGCTCGAAGAACTGCCGGGTGTACGCGTCGGCCAGGACCCGCGCCGCGGCCGGGTCCTCCAGCCGCTGCCACCCGCCGGAGCTGGGTGAATCGGACGGTGTCATGTTCACCAGGGTAAGGGCCACGCTGCCCGGCATGGAGAAGCGCACATGCTGAACGCTCCCGCCTTCGTTCCCCTGTGGCTGGGCCAGGTGATCACGCAGGTCGGGGACCGCGCCCTAGGCCTCGCGCTGGGCTATTACGTGTTCCGTGAGACCGGCTCGGTGACCGCCACGGCGCTGCTGGCGCTGTCCGGGTACCTGCCGGGCCTGCTGTTCGGGTCGTTCGCGGGGGTGCTCGCGGACCGCTGGGACCGGCGGCGGGTGCTGATCATCAGTCAGCTGCTGCAGGGCGTGGTGGTGCTGGCCCTGCTGCTCGCCACGCGGCCCGGGTGGCTGTGGGTGGCGTACGCCGTGATGTTCACCGAACTGACCCTCAGCCTGCTGGCCCTGCCCGCCGGGGCGGCGCTGCTGCCCACCCTGGTGGGCGCGGGCCGCCTGGGGCGCGCCAACGCCACCCTGTCGGTCGGCACGACGGTCGCGCGCCTGCTGGGCCCGCCGCTGGGGGGCCTGCTGGTCGCCCGGTCGGGCGTGGCGGGTGTGGTGGTGTTTGACGCTCTCAGCTTCGTCCTGGCGGCCCTGTGCTTCACGCGCCTGCCCCGCCCGGTCCCCACCGCGGCGCCGCGTCCGGACGGCCCGCCGGACTCGCTGCTGGGCTCGTGGCGCGCCCTGGCGGCCGAGTGGCGCGCGGGCCTGCGCGTGATCGCCGGCCACCCGGTCATCCTGAGCCTGATGGCCGTGCTGGGCCTGACCAGTCTGGGCGGCACGCTGGTCGACCCGGCGTACATGCCCTTCGTGCAGGGCGTGCTGCGCGCCGACGCGACCCAGGTGGGGCTACTGAGCAGCGTGATGGGCGCCAGCACCCTGCTGGGCGGCCTGAGCGCCGCGTGGGCGGTCGAGCGCTTCCCGCTGCGGCGGCTGATCGTGGGCGGCACCGTCCTGGTCGGCGCGCTGATGCTGTTGACGTACACCCAGGCGTCCCTGCCGCTGATGTTCGTGGGCGTGGCGCTCATGGGCCTGCCCATGGTCGTGGCGAACGTGGCGACCTCCACGCTGGTGCAGCTGGCCACGCCGGACGCGTACCGGGGCCGGGTGTACGGGGCGCTGGGTACCACGAACGCCCTGGTCGGCGTGATCGCTGCGGGCGGCGCGGCCCTGGTGGGCGCCCGGGTGGGGCCGGTCGCGCTGCTGACGGTGGCAGGCAGCCTGACCCTCCTGGCGGGTGTGGTGGCGACCCGTCTGCCCAGCCGCACGGAACAGGTGGCGCCCGCCGGCGACTGAAGCCCGCCCAGGGGAGCCCTGGTAGACTCGGTGCACCCATGACCGAGGTGCTCCCCTGGGCCCTGACGCTGCTCGGCCCGCCCGCCCTGCACGGGCCCGGCGGCGTGACCGTGCGGCCGGAACGCAAGACGGCGGCGCTGCTGGCGTACCTGAGCCTGGAGGGCCCCACCAGCCGCGCCCGGCTGGTGCACCTGCTATGGCCGGGCACGCCGGGCAGCAGCGCCCGCAACAACCTGGTGCACCTGCTGCGCCGCCTGGCCCGCCACGCGCAGCCCGGCCTGATCACCGGGCAGGAGACCCTCAGCCTGCATGAAGCGCTGCCGGTGGACGCCCGCGACGCGCTGCGCCCAGACGCACCGGTGCCGCCCGGCGAGCTGCTGGCCGGGGTGGCACTCGACGACCTGCCGGACCTGGACGACTGGCTGGGCGCGCAGCGAGGGACGCTGGACGCGCTGCGCCTGGCCCGCCTGACAGCCGCCGCGCAGCGCGCGGAGCACGCGGGCGACCTGCCCGGCGCGCTGCGGGCCGCGCTGGCCTGGCTGGACCTCGATCCGCTGTCCGGCGAGGCGGCGCGGCAGGTGATGCGCCTGCACTACCTCAGCGGGGACCGTCCGGCCGCGCTGGCGGTGTTCACGCGGGTCCGGGAGCAGCTGCGCCGGGAACTGAACCTGCCGCCCGACACGGCGACGCTGGCGCTGGCTGGGCAGATCCGGCGCGGCGAGCCGCTGCCCGGTCAGGCGCCCGCTGCGGGGGCGCTCCCGCTGGGCGTGCTGCGCCCCCCGGTGCTGGTGGGCCGGGAGGCCGCGTGGGCGCATCTGGAGTCCGCGTGGGCGGCGCGGCGCACCATCTACCTGACCGGCGAGGCGGGGGTGGGCAAGACCCGCCTCGCGCAGGAATTCGCGGCCAGCAAGGGCCGGGCGCTGTTCCTGCCGGGCCGTGCGGGCGCGCAGGACGTGCCGTTCGCCGCCGCCACCCACAATGCCCGCGCGCGCCTCGCGGCGAACCCCGGCGTGCCGCTACCCGACTGGGTGCGGCGGGAACTGTCACGCCTGCTGCCCGAACTGTGGGCCGGTCCGCCCCCACCGCCCATCCAGTCGGAAGCCGCGCGGCTCCAGTACTACCTGGCGCACCTGGAACTGGTGCGGCTGACCGCGCCCGGCTACGCGGCCGTGATCACGGACGACGTGCAGTACTACGACCCGGCGACCGTGGAACTCGGCACGTTCTTCCTGACGCAGGCCCCGGCCGGGGACCCGGGCGAGGTGCCGCGTCACCTGATCACGTACCGGCGCGGCAGTCTCAGCGCGCACGCGCAGGCCCGCATTGACGGGCTGGTGCAGGCCGGACTGGCCGCCCGGGTCGACCTGGACGGGCTGGACCTGGCGGGCACGCACGCCCTCCTGAGCTCGCTGGACGCCCCGCCGGAACTGGCCGGGGCGCTGCACGCCCGCACGGGCGGAAACCTTCAGTTCCTGCTGGAAGCGCTGCGGGCCGCGTTCCAGGGCGGTCAGTTCACGCCTGACCCCGTGGCACCTGTGGGCCTGGACCGCCTGCTGGCCGGTCGGCTGGCGCGGCTGTCGCCCGGCGCGGCGCAGGTGGCGCGCGGCGCGGCGGCGCTGGGGGACCAGTTCACGCTGGAACTCCTCTCGGAAGTGCTGGGCCTGACCCTGCCGGACCTGGCGGACGCCTGGGAGGAACTGGAGCGCGCACAGATCATGGTGGGGGAGGCCTTCAGTCACGACCTGCTGCGCGAGGCGGTCCTGGCGGACCTGCCGGACGCGGCGCGCGGCCCGCTGCACCGCGCCTGCGCCCGCACCCTCGCCCGGCACGGCGCGCACCCGGAGCGCGTCGCGCGACACTGGCAGGCCGCCGGGGACGCGGCGCAGGCGGCCGGGTGGTGGCGCCGGGCCGCCGCGCACGCCGAGGCCGCAGGGCGACCTGACGAGGCCCGGGCCGCGGCCCGGCTGGCCGCGCAGCTTGAGGGACCTCCCGCACCGGACCTGCCGTAGCATGAGGCGTGCAAAGCGACGCGTGGCAGCTGACCCTGACCGGCCCGCCGGTCCTGCGCGACCCGTCCGGCGCGCCCCAGCGCTGCTCGGGCAAGTCCCTGGCGATCCTGGCCTTCCTGGCCCTGGACGGCCCCACCGCCCGCAGTGAACTGGCGGGCCTGCTGTGGCCCGACACGCAGGAGAGCACGGCCCGCAACAACCTGGTGCATCAGCTGCGGCGCATGCAGGCCGCGTACGGCGCGGACCTCGTGCAGGCCGGGGACGTTCTGAGCCTGAGCGCGCAGCTGCGCGTGGACCTGACCGATCAGGGCGAGCTGCTGGGCGGCGTGGACTGGCCGGAGCTGCCGGAACTGCACGACTGGCTGCTGGCCCGCCGAAGTCGCCTCGACGCGGAACGCGCCGCCCGCTGGCGCGAGCAGGCGCAGCGGCAGGAGGACGCGGGCGACTGGACGGCCGCGCTGGACACCGTCGCACAGCTGCGCGCCCTGGACCCCCTGTCCGAGGACGCCCTGCGGCGCGAGATGCGCCTGCACTACCTGCTGGGCCACGCCGCGCGCGCCCTGGAGGTCTTCGAGACCGGCCGGGCGCAGTTGCAGGCCACGCTGAACCAGGCGCCCCTGCCCGAGACGCAGGCGCTGGCGCGCGACATCACGCGCGGGACGCTCAGCGCCGCCCAGGCGTCCCCCGCGCCCGGCGCGGACCTGCCCAGCGGCATGGCCCGCCCACCCCTGGTGGGCCGCGAGGCTGAATGGGCGCAGATGCAGGACGCCTGGAACGCCGGGCAGGGCGTCGTGCTGCTGGGGGAAGCCGGGGTGGGCAAGACCCGCCTGGCCCTGGACTTCCTGGACGCGCACGGGGGCGGCATGCGCTTCCAGGGCTGCCTGGGGGACGCGGGCCTGCCGTACGCCACGCACGCCCGCACGTACCGGCAGGTGCTGAGTGCCTTCCCGGACCTGCCGCTGCCCGACTGGGTGCGCGCCGAGCTGACCCGGATCATGCCGTCCCTGGGCGGCGCGCCCGAGCCCATCACGGACGAGGCGCGCAAAGTCCGCTTCTGGCAGGCAAAGGCAGAGGCGCTGGGCCTGGCGATCCGCGAGGCGGGCCTGCGCCACCTCGTGTTCGATGACGTGCAGTTCATGGATGACGCCAGCATCGAGGCGGGCGCGTTCGTGTTCGCGCAGCTGGGCTGGGGACAGCCCAGCGCGCCCTACCGCACCATTCACTGCGCCCGCCCCGCGCAGCTGGGCGCCCAGCAGCAGGCGGTCATGCAGGCCATGGTGGACAGCGGCCTGATCCGCATCATTCCGCTGGGTCCGCTGCCCGGCGAGGCGGTGCAGGCCCTGGTGGGCGCTCTGGACCTGCCCGACGCCACCGGCACCCTGGCGAGCGAGCTGGGCCGTTACACCGGTGGGAATCCGCTGCTGCTGCTGGAAACGGCCCGCAGCCTGCACGCCGCGCCCAGCCTGCCCGGCCCGCTGCCCCTGCCGGAATCGGCGGGCCGGGTCACCGAGACCCGCCTGGCGCGGCTGTCCCCGGCGGCGCTGCACGCGGCCCGCGCGGCCGCCGTGCTGCGCAGCGACTTTGACGTGGACCTGGTCGCGCAGGTGCTGGGCGCGCCGCTGCTGGCCACGCTGGACGCCTGGGAGGAACTCCAGGCGGCGCAGGTGATGCGCGGCGCGGCCTTCGAGCATGACCTGGTCGCGGACGCCGTGCTGGCCGCCACACCCGGCGCGGTGCGGCGCCTGCTGCACCGCGCCGCGGCCCGCACCCTGACCCGGCACGGCGCGCCGCCCGCGCGGATCGCGCGGCACTGGCAGGCCGGCGGGGCCGCGCGCGAGGCCGCGCCGCAGTTCGAACAGGCCGCCCAGCACGCCCGCGCCGCGTACCGCCACGCGGAAGCCGACGAGTACACCCGCGAGGCCGAGCACGCCTACGCGCAGGCCGGGTAGCCCGCATGGGCCCGGGCCGGTGCGGCACAATGCCCGTGTGACCCACACTGCCCCGCCGTCCGTCCCGGTGACCCGCCGGGACGCCCAGACCGACACGTACCTGAACGCGCAGGGAGAGGCCGTGGTCGTGGCCGACCCGTACCGCTGGCTGGAGGACCCCGACCACCCCGACACCCGCGCGTGGGTGCAGGCGCAGAGCGCCCACGCGCAGGCGCATCTGGGCGCCCTGCCCGCCCGGGACGCGTACCATGAGCGGCTGTCGTCGCTTTGGAACCACGTGCGGCCCGGCGTGCCGTGGGCGCGCGGCGAACGGTACTTCCGGATGTTCAACCCGGGCCTGCTGAACCAGCCGCTGCTGCAGGTCGCGCCGGACCCGCACGGCCCGTGGGAGACCCTGCTGGACCCGAACGCCCTGAGTGCGGACGGCACGGTCGCCATGGCCGAGGTCAGCGTCAGCCGGGACGGGCAGCACCTGGCGTACGCCACGCAGAGTGGCGGCAGCGACTGGCTGACCTGGCGGGTGCGGGACATTGCGTCGCGCCAGGACCGGCCGGATGAGCTGCACTGGAGCAAGTTCAGCAGCGCCGCCTGGCATCCGGACGGCCACGGTTTCTACTACAGCGCCTACGACGCGCCTGCGCCCGGCGGGGCCCTGACGGCCGCGAACAGTCACCAGCGGCTGATGTTCCACCGCCTGGGTGAGCCGCAGGCGCAGGACGAGCCGGTGATCGTCCGGCCGGATCAGCCGACCTGGGGCTACCACGCGCGCGTGACCGAGGACGCCCGCTTCCTGATCGTGCAGGTCTGGAACGGCACCGACCCGCGCAACCTGCTGTGGATCCGCCCGCTGGACGAGGCGGGCGCGTTCACGGAACTGGTTGCCGAGTTCCGCGCCATGTACAGCGTCAGCGGCAGCGACGGCGACACGCTGTTCGTCCACACCGACGAGGACGCTCCGCGCGGACAGGTGATCGCGTGGACGCTGGGCGGCGACCGCCGCACCGTGATCCCCGAAGGCCCCGACAAGCTGGAGGAGGTGCACGTCGTCCCAGGCGGGCTGCTGACCCTGACCCTGAAAGACGCCAGTCACCGCCTGCACCTGCACGGCCGGGACGGCACGCCGCAGCGCGAGGTGCCGCTGCCCACCCTGGGCACCCTGAGCCTCAGCACGCACGCCTCCTCCCCGGAGGTGTTCTACGGGTTCACGTCGTTCCTGCACCCCAACCAGCCGTACCGGGTGCAGCTGCCCGGCGGGACGCCCGAACCGCTGGCCGCGGAGGCCCTGACCTTCAACCCGGAGGACTTCGAGGTCACGCAGGACTTCGCCGTCAGCCGCGACGGCACGCGCGTGCCCCTGTTCATCGTGGCCCGGCGCGGCCTGCCCCGCACTGGTACGCACCCGACCCTGCTGTACGGGTACGGCGGCTTCAACATCAGCCTCACGCCCGCCTTCAACGCCGGGCGGGTCGCGTGGCTGGAACGCGGCGGGATCTACGTGCAGGCGAACCTGCGCGGCGGCGGCGAGTACGGCCAGGCGTGGCACCAGGCGGGCACCCTGCACCGCAAACAGAACGTGTTCGACGACTTCATCGCGTGCGCCGAGCACCTGATCGCGCAGGGCTGGACGTCCCCGACGCACCTGGGCATCCAGGGCGGCAGCAACGGCGGCCTGCTGGTCGGCGCGTGCCTCACGCAGCGCCCGGACCTGTTCGGCGCGGCCGTGCCGCAGGTGGGCGTGCTGGACATGCTGCGCTACCACCAGTTCACGATCGGGTGGGCGTGGGCCAGCGATTACGGCCGCAGCGACGACCCGCAGCTGCTGCCCACCCTGCTGGCGTACTCGCCGCTGCACACTCTGCGCCCCGGCACCGCGTACCCGCCCACCCTGATCACCACCGGCGACCACGACGACCGCGTGGTGCCCGCGCACTCCTTCAAGTTCGGCGCGGCGTTGCAGCACGCGCAGGGGGGTCCGGCCCCGATCCTGCTGCGCATTC comes from Deinococcus radiotolerans and encodes:
- a CDS encoding MFS transporter; the encoded protein is MLNAPAFVPLWLGQVITQVGDRALGLALGYYVFRETGSVTATALLALSGYLPGLLFGSFAGVLADRWDRRRVLIISQLLQGVVVLALLLATRPGWLWVAYAVMFTELTLSLLALPAGAALLPTLVGAGRLGRANATLSVGTTVARLLGPPLGGLLVARSGVAGVVVFDALSFVLAALCFTRLPRPVPTAAPRPDGPPDSLLGSWRALAAEWRAGLRVIAGHPVILSLMAVLGLTSLGGTLVDPAYMPFVQGVLRADATQVGLLSSVMGASTLLGGLSAAWAVERFPLRRLIVGGTVLVGALMLLTYTQASLPLMFVGVALMGLPMVVANVATSTLVQLATPDAYRGRVYGALGTTNALVGVIAAGGAALVGARVGPVALLTVAGSLTLLAGVVATRLPSRTEQVAPAGD
- a CDS encoding AAA family ATPase; the encoded protein is MTEVLPWALTLLGPPALHGPGGVTVRPERKTAALLAYLSLEGPTSRARLVHLLWPGTPGSSARNNLVHLLRRLARHAQPGLITGQETLSLHEALPVDARDALRPDAPVPPGELLAGVALDDLPDLDDWLGAQRGTLDALRLARLTAAAQRAEHAGDLPGALRAALAWLDLDPLSGEAARQVMRLHYLSGDRPAALAVFTRVREQLRRELNLPPDTATLALAGQIRRGEPLPGQAPAAGALPLGVLRPPVLVGREAAWAHLESAWAARRTIYLTGEAGVGKTRLAQEFAASKGRALFLPGRAGAQDVPFAAATHNARARLAANPGVPLPDWVRRELSRLLPELWAGPPPPPIQSEAARLQYYLAHLELVRLTAPGYAAVITDDVQYYDPATVELGTFFLTQAPAGDPGEVPRHLITYRRGSLSAHAQARIDGLVQAGLAARVDLDGLDLAGTHALLSSLDAPPELAGALHARTGGNLQFLLEALRAAFQGGQFTPDPVAPVGLDRLLAGRLARLSPGAAQVARGAAALGDQFTLELLSEVLGLTLPDLADAWEELERAQIMVGEAFSHDLLREAVLADLPDAARGPLHRACARTLARHGAHPERVARHWQAAGDAAQAAGWWRRAAAHAEAAGRPDEARAAARLAAQLEGPPAPDLP
- a CDS encoding AAA family ATPase — protein: MQSDAWQLTLTGPPVLRDPSGAPQRCSGKSLAILAFLALDGPTARSELAGLLWPDTQESTARNNLVHQLRRMQAAYGADLVQAGDVLSLSAQLRVDLTDQGELLGGVDWPELPELHDWLLARRSRLDAERAARWREQAQRQEDAGDWTAALDTVAQLRALDPLSEDALRREMRLHYLLGHAARALEVFETGRAQLQATLNQAPLPETQALARDITRGTLSAAQASPAPGADLPSGMARPPLVGREAEWAQMQDAWNAGQGVVLLGEAGVGKTRLALDFLDAHGGGMRFQGCLGDAGLPYATHARTYRQVLSAFPDLPLPDWVRAELTRIMPSLGGAPEPITDEARKVRFWQAKAEALGLAIREAGLRHLVFDDVQFMDDASIEAGAFVFAQLGWGQPSAPYRTIHCARPAQLGAQQQAVMQAMVDSGLIRIIPLGPLPGEAVQALVGALDLPDATGTLASELGRYTGGNPLLLLETARSLHAAPSLPGPLPLPESAGRVTETRLARLSPAALHAARAAAVLRSDFDVDLVAQVLGAPLLATLDAWEELQAAQVMRGAAFEHDLVADAVLAATPGAVRRLLHRAAARTLTRHGAPPARIARHWQAGGAAREAAPQFEQAAQHARAAYRHAEADEYTREAEHAYAQAG
- a CDS encoding prolyl oligopeptidase family serine peptidase, which codes for MTHTAPPSVPVTRRDAQTDTYLNAQGEAVVVADPYRWLEDPDHPDTRAWVQAQSAHAQAHLGALPARDAYHERLSSLWNHVRPGVPWARGERYFRMFNPGLLNQPLLQVAPDPHGPWETLLDPNALSADGTVAMAEVSVSRDGQHLAYATQSGGSDWLTWRVRDIASRQDRPDELHWSKFSSAAWHPDGHGFYYSAYDAPAPGGALTAANSHQRLMFHRLGEPQAQDEPVIVRPDQPTWGYHARVTEDARFLIVQVWNGTDPRNLLWIRPLDEAGAFTELVAEFRAMYSVSGSDGDTLFVHTDEDAPRGQVIAWTLGGDRRTVIPEGPDKLEEVHVVPGGLLTLTLKDASHRLHLHGRDGTPQREVPLPTLGTLSLSTHASSPEVFYGFTSFLHPNQPYRVQLPGGTPEPLAAEALTFNPEDFEVTQDFAVSRDGTRVPLFIVARRGLPRTGTHPTLLYGYGGFNISLTPAFNAGRVAWLERGGIYVQANLRGGGEYGQAWHQAGTLHRKQNVFDDFIACAEHLIAQGWTSPTHLGIQGGSNGGLLVGACLTQRPDLFGAAVPQVGVLDMLRYHQFTIGWAWASDYGRSDDPQLLPTLLAYSPLHTLRPGTAYPPTLITTGDHDDRVVPAHSFKFGAALQHAQGGPAPILLRIQTQAGHGAGKPTDLIIEEQADLYAFLEAHLRHAAP